A single Endozoicomonas sp. NE40 DNA region contains:
- the ung gene encoding uracil-DNA glycosylase, which translates to MREVRLEPTWKAHLQDEFDKDYIQTLRAFLLAEKAAGKTIYPHGDEYFNALNLTPFEQVKVVILGQDPYHGPGQAHGLSFSVRPDITIPPSLVNMYKELHSDLGIEPARHGFLEHWAQQGVLLLNSVLTVQHKQAASHQGRGWEEFTDRIIAELNEKRENIVFILWGSYAQRKGRFIDASKHCVIKSVHPSPLSAYRGFFGSKPFSRANDYLNSCGINPVDWRLPDVVQ; encoded by the coding sequence ATGCGCGAAGTTAGGCTTGAGCCTACATGGAAGGCTCATCTGCAGGACGAGTTTGATAAAGACTACATTCAGACCCTGAGAGCCTTTCTGCTGGCTGAAAAAGCGGCTGGTAAAACGATTTATCCCCACGGTGATGAATACTTTAATGCTCTGAATCTGACGCCTTTCGAACAGGTAAAGGTGGTAATACTGGGGCAGGACCCTTACCACGGTCCGGGGCAGGCACATGGATTGTCGTTTTCGGTTCGGCCCGATATAACCATTCCACCGTCTCTGGTGAACATGTACAAAGAGCTGCACAGTGATCTGGGTATTGAACCTGCCCGGCATGGTTTTCTTGAGCATTGGGCTCAGCAGGGTGTTCTGTTGTTAAACAGCGTACTGACGGTTCAGCATAAACAGGCGGCGTCGCACCAGGGGCGAGGTTGGGAAGAGTTTACTGACCGTATCATTGCTGAACTGAATGAAAAACGCGAAAACATTGTGTTTATTCTCTGGGGAAGTTATGCCCAGCGCAAAGGACGGTTTATTGATGCTTCAAAGCATTGTGTGATCAAGTCGGTGCATCCGTCACCTCTGTCGGCTTACCGTGGCTTTTTTGGCAGTAAGCCGTTCTCCAGAGCCAATGACTACCTGAATTCCTGCGGGATCAACCCTGTCGACTGGCGCTTGCCTGATGTCGTTCAATAA
- the ansA gene encoding asparaginase produces the protein MKKIYVAYTGGTIGMKPTDSGYAPAENLMGLLEEKLPANVRTSLPDFDLGEYEQLIDSSNIRPDNWKQIANDIASKYDEYDGFVVLHGTDTMAYSCSMMSFMLRNLSKPVIFTGSQIPLCEARTDGLENLVGALSLAADERIKEVCLYFNGRLMRGNRCRKQNAYLFDAFDTPNYPWLGRADINIDLDEFLLHKPEGEPKFLLDCDSETHVGILQLFPGINAEWIESILQQPMKAFIMRTYGTGNGPDGDQAFLDTLKKATDAGKLIVNLTQCHRGTVHQGSYAAGSALANAGVVGGLDTTTEAMFCKLHHLFSNGLTVEQVKEQLGQSLAGEVTLP, from the coding sequence ATGAAAAAGATCTACGTTGCCTACACCGGCGGCACTATTGGCATGAAGCCAACAGACTCCGGCTATGCGCCAGCAGAGAACCTGATGGGCCTGCTGGAAGAAAAACTGCCTGCCAATGTTCGCACCAGCCTGCCTGATTTTGACCTGGGTGAATACGAGCAACTGATTGACTCCAGCAATATCCGTCCGGACAACTGGAAACAGATCGCTAACGATATCGCCAGCAAATACGACGAATACGACGGTTTTGTGGTACTGCACGGCACCGATACCATGGCTTACTCCTGCTCCATGATGTCCTTCATGCTGCGTAACCTGAGCAAGCCTGTTATTTTTACCGGTTCCCAGATTCCCTTGTGCGAAGCCCGTACCGACGGCTTGGAAAACCTGGTCGGCGCCCTGAGCCTGGCAGCCGATGAGCGCATTAAAGAAGTCTGCCTGTACTTCAATGGTCGTCTGATGCGTGGCAACCGCTGCCGCAAACAGAATGCCTATCTGTTCGATGCGTTCGACACGCCAAACTACCCATGGCTGGGTCGCGCAGACATCAATATTGATCTGGATGAATTCCTGCTGCATAAGCCGGAAGGCGAGCCGAAATTCCTGCTGGACTGCGACTCTGAAACCCATGTCGGCATTCTGCAACTGTTCCCGGGCATTAACGCTGAATGGATTGAAAGCATTCTTCAGCAGCCAATGAAAGCCTTTATCATGCGTACTTACGGTACCGGTAATGGCCCGGATGGCGATCAGGCGTTCCTGGATACACTGAAGAAAGCGACAGACGCTGGCAAGCTGATTGTTAACCTGACCCAGTGCCACCGTGGTACTGTGCATCAGGGTAGCTACGCAGCCGGTTCCGCACTGGCCAATGCCGGTGTTGTGGGTGGACTGGACACCACCACCGAAGCCATGTTCTGTAAGCTGCACCACCTGTTCTCTAACGGTCTGACCGTTGAACAGGTTAAAGAACAGCTGGGACAGAGCCTGGCGGGTGAAGTGACTCTGCCTTAA
- the nhaC gene encoding Na+/H+ antiporter NhaC encodes MHKSSKRLPTMLQVFLVLGTFLALAFSFTAKLDLPIQLALCAGWFLAMGLGVKLGHTYKDLEAAAAEGIYKGMGAILILLAVGTLVGTWIAGGIVPSIIYYGLMSIHPSIFLLATLIICSMTALATGTSWGAAGTAGIAMMGIGQGLGVPAPVTAGAILSGVYFGDKLSPLSDSVILASSMSEVEIVDHIKGMLPISVTAYILTAIAFTFYGFQFSGNADMAQVQAVMEVMESHFSISPLAFVPVMAVLFMLSRKMPSYPVIMFGSALGMLWAILFQDRTPVEALSSMWAPLSMESGNAFIDNILNRGGMSNMLGSVAVIIFGLGFGGLLDKVGILETVAKQYENRITNEGNLTAYTVVTAFFANVFGSAMYVSLILTPKIMSGSYDRMNVDRRMLSRSAEFGGTLTSGMVPWSDNGIFMAGLLGVSTFEYVPYMWMSFAVIALVIGFAYLGKFRPDDNKYVKSAQLQPA; translated from the coding sequence AACTCGACCTGCCTATTCAGCTGGCGTTGTGTGCTGGCTGGTTCCTGGCGATGGGCCTGGGTGTCAAACTGGGTCACACCTATAAGGACCTGGAAGCCGCTGCAGCGGAAGGCATCTATAAGGGCATGGGTGCCATTCTTATTCTACTGGCTGTTGGTACTCTGGTAGGTACCTGGATTGCCGGTGGTATTGTACCCAGCATTATCTACTATGGACTGATGTCTATTCATCCATCCATCTTCCTGCTGGCCACACTGATCATCTGCTCCATGACCGCTCTGGCTACCGGCACCTCCTGGGGTGCGGCCGGTACCGCCGGTATTGCCATGATGGGTATCGGTCAGGGTCTGGGCGTTCCTGCACCCGTCACAGCAGGTGCCATCCTGTCTGGCGTTTACTTTGGTGACAAACTGTCGCCTCTGTCTGACTCCGTGATTCTGGCGTCTTCCATGTCTGAGGTTGAAATCGTCGACCACATCAAAGGCATGCTGCCGATCAGTGTCACTGCCTACATCCTGACTGCGATTGCCTTCACTTTCTACGGCTTCCAGTTCAGCGGTAACGCTGATATGGCACAGGTTCAGGCGGTAATGGAAGTGATGGAGTCGCACTTCAGCATTTCTCCGCTGGCGTTTGTACCAGTAATGGCCGTTCTGTTCATGCTGTCCCGCAAGATGCCTTCCTACCCGGTCATCATGTTTGGTTCCGCCCTGGGTATGCTTTGGGCGATCCTGTTCCAGGACCGTACCCCGGTTGAAGCACTGAGCAGCATGTGGGCGCCTCTGTCCATGGAATCCGGTAATGCCTTTATCGACAACATCCTGAACCGTGGTGGCATGTCTAACATGCTGGGTTCTGTTGCCGTTATCATCTTCGGTCTGGGCTTTGGTGGTCTGCTGGATAAAGTGGGTATTCTGGAAACTGTTGCCAAACAGTACGAAAACCGCATCACCAATGAAGGTAACCTGACTGCTTACACAGTCGTAACCGCCTTCTTTGCCAACGTATTCGGCAGTGCCATGTACGTGTCCCTGATCCTGACACCGAAGATCATGTCCGGCAGCTACGACCGTATGAACGTTGACCGTCGTATGCTCTCCCGCTCTGCGGAATTTGGCGGAACCCTGACCTCTGGTATGGTACCATGGAGTGATAACGGTATTTTCATGGCAGGCCTGCTGGGTGTTTCCACTTTTGAGTACGTTCCTTACATGTGGATGAGCTTTGCTGTGATTGCCCTGGTGATTGGCTTTGCGTACCTGGGCAAATTCCGCCCTGACGACAACAAGTACGTCAAGTCTGCACAGCTGCAACCTGCCTGA